The proteins below are encoded in one region of Coffea arabica cultivar ET-39 chromosome 4c, Coffea Arabica ET-39 HiFi, whole genome shotgun sequence:
- the LOC140004825 gene encoding uncharacterized protein: MEEENKTLEEVSSMEEVRRVVFAMDGESAAGLDGFMGKFFTFSWDVIAQDVYNAMLSFFYGVELPKFITSTSIGDPLSPALFVIGAEVLSLDLNNLALQSGFVGFRVPHECPPITHLAFADDVIIFANGSSNSLKRIMRVLELYHQSSRQLVNAQKSRCRSSYFGAISQAILGKALSWKSSLLSPSGKLILIKHVLASIPVDLLSVIVVPSSVFTMIEKVCANFLWGSMAEKSKFHWIRWSQLCYPVEEGGAGFEDFGMSTKLSRASYGGGFRRELSFGRLICKLNTVGKSILVKCHSIYLLWLFGDECGMLVGRSTVIPDLTFGDFVANGKWDIQLLSRALPLEIIPSILQQPIPEGGRADEFVWMPTNSGKFMLALAFGEVRQARNTSAVLSRVWHHRIPLKVSFFML; the protein is encoded by the exons ATGGAGGAGGAGAATAAGACCTTGGAGGAAGTCTCATCCATGGAGGAGGTTCGACGAGTGGTTTTTGCAATGGACGGGGAGAGTGCTGCGGGACTGGATGGATTCATGGGTAAGTTCTTCACATTCTCTTGGGATGTCATTGCTCAAGATGTCTATAATGCTATGCTGAGTTTTTTCTATGGGGTGGAGTTGCCTAAATTTATTACCTCCACTTCCATT GGGGATCCTTTGTCCCCGGCATTATTTGTCATAGGGGCTGAGGTGCTATCACTGGATTTGAATAACCTTGCACTACAATCCGGTTTCGTGGGGTTTCGAGTTCCACACGAGTGTCCTCCTATCACTCATTTGGCTTTTGCTGATGATGTAATCATCTTTGCGAATGGCTCGTCTAATTCACTGAAGCGCATTATGCGGGTGTTGGAGTTGTATCATCAATCCTCGAGGCAGTTGGTTAACGCTCAAAAGA GCCGATGTAGATCGTCATATTTTGGGGCAATAAGCCAAGCTATCTTGGGAAAGGCGTTGTCGTGGAAGTCAAGCCTTCTCTCTCCAAGCGGGAAATTGATCCTTATCAAACATGTCCTTGCGTCTATTCCCGTCGACTTGCTTTCGGTTATTGTGGTGCCTAGCTCGGTATTCACGATGATAGAAAAGGTTTGTGCAAATTTTCTATGGGGATCAATGGCTGAGAAATCAAAGTTCCATTGGATACGATGGTCTCAGCTGTGCTATCCGGTGGAAGAGGGTGGGGCAGGATTCGAAGACTTCGGGATGTCTACAAAGCTTTCTCGTGCAAGTTATGGTGGAGGTTTCAGACGGGAGCTTAGCTTTGGGCGACTTATATGCAAGCTAAATACTGTAGGAAAAAGCATCCTTGTCAAGTGCCATTCAATATATCTGCTTTGGCTATTTGGAGACGAATGTGGAATGTTAGTCGGCAG ATCGACAGTCATCCCAGACCTCACTTTTGGGGACTTTGTCGCAAATGGAAAATGGGATATCCAATTGCTATCTCGGGCCTTACCACTGGAGATCATCCCCTCAATCTTACAGCAACCGATACCTGAAGGTGGTCGTGCAGATGAGTTTGTGTGGATGCCGACAAATTCTGGGAAATTCATGCTAGCGTTGGCTTTTGGTGAGGTTCGTCAAGCCCGCAACACTTCTGCTGTTCTATCACGCGTCTGGCACCATCGGATACCGTTGAAGGTGTCCTTCTTCATGTTATGA
- the LOC140004824 gene encoding uncharacterized protein has product MFRKVEINIPLLDVIKQVPRYAKFLKYLCINRKKLRGDERIIVGENVSAVLQRKLPPKCGEPGMFTIPCKIGNTSIRNAMLDLGASINVMPKTIYVSLNLSPLKETGIIIQLADRTNAYPDGVIEDVLVQVNNLVFPADFYILDMVFEINDRDELETAITKHLDLEATCEMELDVSLQRMVGALQSLGQSSLRYDVAPIFVPEPHLKLLPSIVQAPEVELKPLPEHLKYAYLGEKGMLPVIISSKLSPREEDKLLWVLREHKEA; this is encoded by the exons ATGTTTAGAAAGGTGGAGATAAATATCCCCTTACTTGACGTAATTAAGCAAGTACCCCGGTATGCCAAATTCTTGAAGTACCTATGCATCaataggaagaaattgaggggaGATGAAAGGATAATTGTGGGAGAGAACGTATCCGCAGTGCTTCAAAGAAAACTTCCGCCCAAGTGTGGAGAGCCAGGTATGTTCACTATCCCTTGTAAAATCGGGAACACTAGCATTAGGAATGCCATGTTAGACCTAGGAGCCTCTATAAATGTGATGCCCAAGACTATTTATGTTTCTCTAAATTTGAGTCCCTTAAAGGAAACTGGCATTATAATTCAATTGGCTGATAGGACTAATGCTTATCCCGATGGGGTGATAGAAGATGTGTTAGTGCAAGTGAACAATTTAGTGTTCCCCGCTGATTTTTATATTCTTGATATGG TGTTTGAAATTAATGACAGGGATGAATTGGAGACAGCAATCACCAAACATTTGGATCTGGAAGCAACTTGTGAAATGGAGTTAGATGTCAGTTTGCAAAGAATGGTTGGAGCTTTGCAGTCGCTAGGCCAAAGTTCTCTAAGGTATGATGTCGCTCCTATATTCGTGCCTGAACCACACCTAAAGCTATTACCCTCTATCGTGCAGGCACCTGAAGTGGAGTTAAAACCTCTGCCCGAGCATCTAAAATATGCCTATCTAGGTGAAAAAGGGATGTTACCAgtgataatctcatccaaattATCACCCAGGGAGGAGGATAAGCTGCTATGGGTTCTAAGGGAGCATAAGGAAGCATAA
- the LOC113739205 gene encoding uncharacterized protein, which produces MAALQPSAEGQGTSPSTRKSFSQLFSQPSSSPIQLRPATTYKGEATIIFSKEDADRLAAPFRWALVGKFSHGQPTLEDIRKFFASLDLRDHVSVGLMDYRHVLIKCTTETDFNRLWTQGIGHLGRFSMRVFRWRRDFHVQKESSLAPVWVTLPALPIHYFDKHSLFSILSPVGKPLFLDAATSAGTRPSVARVCVEVDLVKPICSQVWVAVEGEIGFWQQIIIEDLPSYCSVCWQLRHSVGDYKRNAEEFAARRVPKLHTVASHAPQAVVDMVQSRGRGHGRGPERSTYVSAYCSRSR; this is translated from the coding sequence ATGGCGGCCCTTCAACCTTCGGCTGAGGGGCAAGGAACATCCCCTTCCACAAGGAAGTCCTTCTCACAGTTGTTCTCCCAGCCTTCATCGTCACCAATACAGTTACGGCCTGCGACAACATACAAGGGTGAGGCTACCATCATATTTTCCAAGGAGGATGCGGACAGGTTGGCAGCACCTTTTCGATGGGCTTTGGTGGGGAAGTTTTCGCATGGTCAGCCAACATTGGAGGACATCCGGAAGTTCTTTGCTTCACTGGACTTGAGAGACCATGTTTCGGTTGGTCTGATGGACTATCGCCATGTGCTTATCAAGTGCACGACTGAGACAGATTTCAATAGACTATGGACACAAGGGATTGGGCACTTAGGTAGATTTTCGATGCGTGTGTTTCGCTGGAGAAGGGACTTCCATGTTCAGAAGGAATCATCTCTGGCTCCAGTTTGGGTGACCTTACCAGCTTTGCCGATACACTATTTTGATAAACACTCGTTATTTTCCATCCTTTCTCCAGTTGGGAAGCCATTGTTCTTGGATGCAGCAACGTCGGCAGGCACACGGCCAAGTGTGGCCAGGGTATGTGTGGAAGTGGATTTGGTGAAGCCTATCTGCTCGCAGGTATGGGTGGCAGTGGAGGGTGAGATTGGATTTTGGCAGCAGATCATCATAGAAGATTTACCTTCATATTGCTCAGTGTGTTGGCAGTTGAGACATTCTGTTGGTGATTACAAAAGGAACGCTGAGGAATTTGCCGCTCGTCGGGTACCCAAACTACATACGGTGGCATCGCATGCTCCCCAAGCTGTCGTAgacatggttcaaagtcgtggTCGCGGTCACGGTCGCGGCCCGGAACGTTCCACATATGTTTCGGCATATTGCTCGCGGTCTCGGTGA